In the Halodesulfovibrio sp. genome, one interval contains:
- a CDS encoding transglutaminase-like cysteine peptidase encodes MLFKTPAVKKTRPKRRKKAVSSSGPLKDKNGNIRLFRTIELKGKNKTLARWQRIVNAMAAHKQQYLSNSLPTSGKNQKKRWKQFKSTVVSKPRMQQLRMVNSYFNKWPYRLDKENWGKREYWATPPEFVKKSGDCEDYAIAKYYALRELGLPASSMRIVALMDNIRRLGHAVLVVYHGGDAWVLDNQTKLVLSHSKFSHYVPQFSVNETNRWAHIPAKKNQLASKPKK; translated from the coding sequence ATGCTGTTCAAAACCCCCGCTGTAAAAAAAACGAGACCCAAGCGAAGAAAAAAAGCTGTTTCCAGCTCCGGCCCGCTCAAAGATAAAAACGGGAACATTCGCCTGTTCCGCACTATTGAGCTTAAGGGTAAAAACAAAACTCTGGCGCGCTGGCAACGCATTGTTAATGCAATGGCTGCACACAAGCAGCAATATCTTTCTAATTCGCTGCCTACCTCTGGTAAAAACCAGAAAAAGCGATGGAAACAATTCAAAAGCACGGTTGTTTCCAAACCGCGTATGCAGCAGCTGCGTATGGTCAACTCCTACTTTAACAAGTGGCCGTATCGCCTTGATAAAGAAAACTGGGGAAAACGGGAATACTGGGCAACACCGCCTGAATTCGTCAAAAAATCAGGTGACTGTGAAGATTATGCTATAGCAAAATACTATGCATTACGTGAATTGGGGCTCCCTGCTTCCTCAATGCGCATTGTTGCTCTTATGGATAACATCCGCCGTCTCGGTCACGCCGTGCTGGTTGTGTACCACGGTGGAGATGCATGGGTACTGGATAACCAGACAAAGCTGGTACTCTCGCATTCCAAGTTCTCTCACTATGTTCCACAGTTTTCTGTAAACGAAACTAATCGCTGGGCACATATCCCTGCGAAGAAAAATCAACTGGCTTCCAAGCCGAAAAAATGA
- a CDS encoding 2-amino-3,7-dideoxy-D-threo-hept-6-ulosonate synthase, with protein sequence MEIGKKIRMERIINRLTGRTIIVPMDHGVSVGPIDGLVDMREAVSNVAEGGADAVLMHKGLVRCGHRAGGRDVGLIVHLSSSTALAPSPNAKILTASVEDAIKHGADGVSVHVNLGDETESQMLSDLGKVSAIANEWGIPLLAMMYARGQHIHNPFDAKNVAHCARVAVELGADLVKVSYPGDIDSFSRVVDACCVPVVIAGGEKMNSTREFITMVHDSVRAGGAGLSVGRNVFQHKNSAMLVKALRGVVHEDWDVEQAMELVGND encoded by the coding sequence ATGGAAATTGGCAAGAAGATCCGCATGGAGCGCATTATCAACAGGCTCACAGGACGAACTATCATTGTTCCCATGGATCACGGTGTATCTGTAGGCCCTATTGATGGACTGGTCGATATGCGCGAAGCAGTCAGCAACGTTGCAGAAGGCGGTGCAGATGCGGTACTCATGCATAAAGGACTTGTCCGATGCGGTCACCGTGCAGGCGGGCGTGATGTCGGACTTATCGTCCACCTTTCCAGCTCTACAGCCCTTGCTCCTTCACCAAACGCAAAAATACTGACAGCAAGTGTTGAAGATGCCATCAAACACGGCGCTGACGGCGTATCCGTTCATGTAAACCTCGGCGATGAAACAGAAAGCCAAATGCTTTCCGACCTCGGCAAAGTTTCCGCAATCGCCAACGAATGGGGCATCCCGCTTCTGGCTATGATGTACGCCAGAGGACAGCATATTCATAATCCCTTCGATGCAAAAAATGTAGCCCACTGTGCCCGTGTTGCGGTAGAATTGGGCGCAGATCTCGTAAAAGTTTCCTACCCCGGTGACATTGATTCATTCTCCCGCGTTGTTGACGCCTGTTGCGTTCCTGTTGTGATTGCAGGCGGTGAAAAAATGAACTCAACGCGCGAATTCATCACCATGGTTCACGATTCAGTACGCGCAGGCGGTGCAGGTCTTTCAGTAGGTCGCAATGTCTTCCAGCACAAAAACAGCGCAATGCTTGTTAAAGCACTTCGCGGCGTAGTGCACGAAGACTGGGATGTTGAACAAGCAATGGAACTTGTTGGAAACGATTAA
- a CDS encoding 3-dehydroquinate synthase II family protein, which produces MKKVLFASVPFNKDHVTLALESGVDGVIVPEKEMAGVASLSRCTVLAAESMPVITLTEKSDEEEAAKRLTKGEQVIIGHGWEIIPIENLLAQSDNVLVEANTVEEAHLAFGILERGVDGIVVTADGVTQLKQIVAECKLSMGKLDLVPATVTEVRLSGLGHRVCVDTLSVLKRGQGMLVGNSSAFTFLVHAETENNEYVAARPFRVNAGAVHAYTQLPHDKTTYLEELASGDEVLIVNHDGSTSTAIVGRCKTEVRPMLLIKAEVDGVEGAVFLQNAETIRVVDTKGNPISVVNLKKGDQILVRTDIAGRHFGMRIEEEIKEG; this is translated from the coding sequence ATGAAAAAAGTTCTCTTCGCAAGCGTACCATTCAATAAAGACCACGTAACCCTAGCTCTGGAATCAGGCGTTGACGGTGTTATTGTACCGGAAAAAGAAATGGCAGGAGTTGCCAGTCTATCCCGCTGCACCGTACTTGCAGCAGAGTCCATGCCTGTTATTACGCTTACAGAAAAAAGTGACGAAGAAGAGGCGGCAAAGCGCCTGACAAAAGGCGAGCAGGTCATTATCGGTCACGGATGGGAAATTATCCCGATTGAAAATTTATTGGCGCAGTCTGACAATGTTCTGGTTGAAGCCAACACCGTTGAAGAAGCACATCTCGCCTTCGGTATTCTGGAAAGAGGCGTGGACGGCATCGTTGTAACAGCAGACGGGGTGACACAGTTGAAGCAGATTGTAGCAGAATGCAAACTCTCCATGGGCAAGCTGGATCTTGTTCCGGCAACTGTTACAGAAGTCCGGCTCTCCGGCTTAGGACATCGAGTTTGTGTTGATACCCTCTCCGTTCTGAAACGCGGACAAGGTATGCTCGTGGGAAATTCTTCCGCGTTTACATTCCTTGTTCATGCAGAAACTGAGAATAACGAATATGTTGCAGCACGCCCGTTTCGCGTTAATGCCGGTGCAGTGCATGCATACACACAATTGCCGCACGACAAAACAACATACCTCGAAGAACTTGCTTCCGGTGATGAAGTGCTCATCGTCAACCATGACGGCTCAACATCAACAGCTATTGTAGGACGCTGCAAAACTGAAGTACGTCCAATGCTCTTGATTAAAGCTGAAGTAGATGGCGTTGAAGGCGCAGTATTTCTGCAAAATGCAGAAACTATCCGCGTAGTGGACACCAAAGGAAACCCGATTAGCGTTGTCAATTTGAAAAAAGGCGACCAGATTCTTGTTCGTACTGATATTGCAGGACGCCACTTCGGCATGCGTATCGAAGAAGAGATCAAGGAAGGCTAA
- a CDS encoding class II fumarate hydratase: MTQGIRIESDSMGSIEVPDTCYWGAQTQRSLEHFAIGAERMPLEVIVSLAHIKKAAAHANVELGVLPEDIGRLIIEVADEISNGGHDAEFPLHVWQTGSGTQTNMNLNEVIANRANELAGSPLGSKSPVHPNDHVNRSQSSNDVFPTAMNVAAAIAIEYYLIPVIEGLVKVFQEKAALWKDVPKLGRTHRQDAVPMTVGQELSAYVYQLEADIQRLEHSLPHLHRLPLGGTAVGTGLNAPKGFAERAVGHLAEYIGIPFTPMDNAFAGLSASDEIVAASGAVRTLAGSLLKIANDIALLASGPRAGIGEYILPANEPGSSIMPGKVNPTQCEALAMVCVQVMGLDSSLSFAGSQGVMQLNVYRPLMIYNLLTSIRLLTDSTRMFTEFAVKGLELNVKKIEGYLESSLMLVTALTPVIGYDNAAQVAKKAFEEHKSLREVVLEDGLLDEQTFDEAMNYMRMATPHAE; the protein is encoded by the coding sequence ATGACGCAAGGCATCAGGATAGAGTCAGATTCGATGGGTAGTATAGAAGTTCCCGATACGTGTTATTGGGGCGCACAGACCCAGCGCTCGCTAGAGCATTTTGCAATAGGTGCGGAGCGCATGCCGCTGGAAGTCATAGTTTCTCTTGCTCATATAAAAAAAGCCGCAGCACATGCTAACGTTGAGTTGGGGGTATTGCCGGAAGACATTGGCAGGCTGATTATTGAAGTTGCGGACGAAATCAGCAACGGAGGTCATGATGCCGAGTTTCCGCTTCATGTTTGGCAAACAGGAAGCGGAACGCAGACAAACATGAACCTGAATGAGGTTATTGCCAATCGTGCCAATGAACTGGCAGGGAGTCCGCTTGGAAGCAAATCTCCAGTGCACCCGAACGACCATGTAAATCGCTCCCAATCTTCTAACGATGTATTTCCAACTGCCATGAATGTGGCGGCTGCGATTGCCATTGAATATTATCTAATTCCGGTCATAGAAGGGCTGGTTAAGGTATTCCAAGAAAAAGCTGCATTATGGAAAGATGTCCCGAAGCTTGGAAGAACGCATAGACAGGATGCTGTACCGATGACAGTCGGGCAGGAGCTTTCAGCGTATGTATACCAGCTTGAGGCAGATATACAGCGGTTGGAACATTCGTTACCTCATTTGCACCGGTTGCCTCTAGGCGGGACTGCTGTAGGCACGGGGCTGAATGCTCCTAAGGGCTTTGCAGAGAGAGCGGTAGGGCATCTTGCAGAATACATAGGTATTCCTTTTACCCCAATGGACAATGCTTTTGCAGGGCTTTCAGCAAGTGATGAAATTGTTGCAGCATCGGGTGCTGTGCGGACGCTTGCGGGCAGCCTGCTAAAGATTGCAAACGACATTGCTCTTCTTGCGTCCGGTCCTCGTGCGGGTATCGGTGAATATATTCTCCCTGCAAATGAACCCGGATCATCCATTATGCCGGGAAAGGTGAACCCCACTCAGTGCGAAGCCCTAGCGATGGTGTGTGTACAAGTTATGGGGCTTGACTCTTCTCTGAGTTTTGCAGGCTCGCAGGGGGTGATGCAGCTGAATGTCTATCGTCCTCTCATGATATACAATCTTTTGACATCTATCCGCTTGCTAACTGATTCGACTCGTATGTTCACAGAGTTTGCTGTGAAAGGGTTAGAGTTGAATGTTAAAAAAATTGAAGGGTATCTTGAATCGTCGCTCATGCTGGTGACGGCACTGACTCCGGTTATCGGGTATGATAACGCTGCTCAAGTCGCAAAAAAAGCGTTTGAAGAGCATAAGTCTTTGAGAGAAGTTGTTCTTGAGGACGGGCTGCTTGATGAACAGACGTTTGATGAAGCGATGAACTATATGCGGATGGCAACGCCACATGCTGAGTAG
- a CDS encoding HD domain-containing phosphohydrolase codes for MPKTNDYELPVTQDKRSRLKWFGIAVLSAIVAIAATLCFFHIQNEEAELTIRLEKQQKLLATSRQESIKNWLQTMAEQGDRLINADLFRLFASEVNLLGDNIGSLYAEEATQADDSTLAQQLPMMRNLLDEFSSYAGFSGGRIINRFGQTYIATNANTSALTQQQLDLIHRVLRKPDVYFSPVYTSNNGLTFDMFLPIYPPEFEGDNAKPISVLMLSKLISGKITEIISASPLAEQGNTTHLIQKKETMLQDILPWQPDGLVAINASFGAVSGEVLPFAIRSNLGKSEKAYSYGLKIPNIDWWVVEEIDYDLARAELNSTIQTTIIIAVLTIGAFTLIIVLLWWLLVSQDNKKVADNFRQLAMTIKEQKMFLDSINNTIPDYIALKDQDGAYQYVNPSFASAVGRSVEEMKGLDDTAVFGYATANRLASSDELVNMSEQPINITETIFLQSKRYVMQISKAPFFEADGTVSGIVSVFRDITAAVEAEEQRKLTEQQTIAALATTIEHIDPYLGGHTRMLEALSIELARSMNMTEAEISTIEAAANLSQIGKLFVPRDILLKPGALTPEEKQEIEKHATHAQKVLGNIDFGLPVVETVVQMNEKMDGSGYPDQLAGDDIIPPAKLLGLTNTFCALIRPRAYRPALSVDKSLDILRDMEKFYDPEMFAALERLLTTRFGEKFMEEVTAA; via the coding sequence ATGCCTAAAACAAATGACTATGAGCTTCCTGTTACGCAGGACAAACGCTCTCGTCTCAAATGGTTCGGCATCGCTGTGCTTTCCGCTATTGTCGCCATCGCTGCGACATTATGCTTCTTCCACATTCAAAATGAAGAAGCAGAGCTTACCATTAGACTCGAAAAACAGCAGAAGCTTTTGGCAACATCCCGTCAGGAAAGCATAAAAAACTGGTTACAGACTATGGCGGAGCAAGGGGACAGACTCATCAACGCCGATCTGTTCCGTTTGTTTGCTTCTGAAGTAAACCTGCTCGGGGATAATATCGGCAGCTTGTATGCAGAAGAAGCAACACAGGCAGACGACTCCACGCTTGCCCAGCAGCTGCCAATGATGCGCAATCTACTTGATGAATTTTCCAGCTACGCTGGTTTCTCCGGTGGTCGAATTATCAACCGCTTCGGTCAAACTTATATTGCAACCAATGCAAACACTTCTGCATTAACTCAGCAACAGCTTGATCTGATTCACCGTGTGCTGCGTAAGCCCGATGTATACTTTTCACCTGTCTATACAAGTAATAACGGGCTGACCTTTGATATGTTCCTGCCGATCTATCCTCCAGAATTCGAAGGGGACAACGCTAAACCTATTTCGGTTCTTATGCTTTCAAAGCTCATCTCCGGCAAAATTACAGAAATCATTTCTGCATCACCACTTGCAGAACAAGGCAACACGACACACCTTATTCAGAAAAAAGAGACTATGCTTCAGGATATCCTGCCATGGCAGCCGGACGGCTTGGTTGCAATCAACGCCTCTTTCGGCGCTGTTTCAGGAGAAGTCCTGCCGTTTGCTATCCGTAGCAATTTAGGCAAATCCGAAAAAGCATACTCATACGGACTCAAGATTCCTAATATTGACTGGTGGGTTGTTGAAGAAATTGACTACGACCTCGCCCGTGCAGAGCTTAATTCCACTATTCAGACAACAATAATTATCGCTGTTCTTACTATCGGTGCATTTACATTGATTATAGTTCTGCTCTGGTGGCTGCTTGTGTCACAGGATAATAAAAAAGTTGCCGACAACTTCCGCCAGCTTGCCATGACGATCAAAGAACAAAAAATGTTTCTGGATTCTATCAACAACACTATTCCAGACTACATTGCACTTAAAGATCAAGATGGAGCATATCAATATGTAAACCCATCCTTCGCAAGCGCAGTGGGACGTTCCGTTGAAGAAATGAAGGGACTGGATGATACAGCAGTGTTCGGCTATGCAACGGCAAACCGCCTTGCCTCTTCTGATGAGCTGGTCAACATGTCCGAGCAGCCTATCAATATTACGGAAACTATCTTCTTACAGTCAAAACGGTATGTAATGCAGATTTCCAAGGCTCCATTCTTTGAAGCTGATGGTACTGTATCCGGCATTGTATCTGTATTTCGAGATATTACCGCAGCTGTGGAAGCAGAAGAACAGCGCAAGCTCACAGAGCAGCAAACAATTGCTGCGCTGGCAACAACCATTGAACATATTGACCCGTACCTTGGCGGTCATACCAGAATGCTCGAGGCATTATCCATTGAGCTTGCGCGTAGCATGAACATGACAGAGGCAGAAATCTCTACAATTGAAGCCGCAGCCAACCTGTCGCAGATTGGTAAACTCTTTGTGCCACGCGATATCCTTCTTAAACCGGGCGCTCTGACTCCAGAAGAAAAGCAGGAAATTGAAAAGCACGCTACGCATGCACAAAAAGTTCTGGGCAACATTGACTTCGGTCTTCCTGTTGTAGAAACCGTCGTGCAGATGAACGAAAAAATGGACGGCTCCGGCTATCCAGACCAGTTAGCGGGTGACGACATTATTCCTCCGGCAAAGCTACTCGGACTTACCAACACGTTCTGTGCTCTTATTAGACCGCGTGCATACCGCCCTGCGCTTTCTGTGGATAAATCACTCGATATTTTGCGCGATATGGAAAAATTCTACGACCCAGAGATGTTTGCAGCACTTGAGCGTTTGCTCACAACACGCTTTGGAGAAAAATTTATGGAAGAAGTAACCGCAGCATAA
- a CDS encoding HlyD family type I secretion periplasmic adaptor subunit, producing MKKAPYRLEDIEFMSEVDAALRHRGHPKAYLLSVFIFLVFTAFLVWAHYAVLDEVTRGSGVIVPSRKIQELQNLEGGILSELLVTEGQIVEKDQILVRIDNEQAESVVRDAESKTLEHKVAILRLLAEANETPLNYPEKLKTEAPQMVADQIAIYNARKAQLKTELSVLASQKFQRDQEISEMIGKRKQLISSHKIAKERRDIARPLMKKNVYPKLDYLQLEEHLIQLKGDIEALSLAIPRIRRAAEEAGERTKQRLAEFKNEAHREINQRRVEMRSLKEAMAAGNDRVTRTDLRAPVRGTVKQIAANTLGGVIRPGDTILEIVPLDDTLLIEARVRPADIAFLHPGQKAMIKITAYDFSIYGGLEGVVEQISADTIEDKRGESFYLVKLRTKTNTIVYRGENLPIIPGMTTSVDILTGKKSVLDYLLKPILKAKQNALRER from the coding sequence ATGAAAAAAGCACCATACAGACTGGAAGATATCGAATTTATGAGCGAGGTAGACGCAGCATTGCGCCACCGCGGTCATCCTAAAGCATATCTACTCTCCGTTTTCATTTTTCTGGTTTTCACAGCGTTTCTGGTGTGGGCACACTATGCAGTGCTGGATGAAGTAACCAGAGGCTCCGGCGTTATTGTTCCTTCACGAAAAATTCAGGAACTGCAAAACCTTGAAGGTGGTATCCTCAGCGAACTGCTTGTAACGGAAGGACAGATTGTAGAAAAAGACCAGATTCTTGTCCGTATCGATAACGAACAAGCAGAAAGTGTTGTGCGCGATGCCGAATCCAAAACACTCGAGCACAAAGTAGCTATTTTGCGTCTGCTTGCAGAAGCCAATGAGACCCCGCTGAACTATCCAGAAAAATTAAAAACTGAAGCACCGCAAATGGTGGCTGACCAGATTGCTATCTACAATGCCAGAAAAGCCCAGCTGAAAACCGAGCTAAGCGTTCTTGCATCACAAAAATTCCAACGAGATCAAGAAATCTCGGAAATGATTGGCAAGCGCAAACAACTTATATCAAGCCATAAGATTGCAAAAGAGCGACGCGACATTGCACGCCCGCTCATGAAAAAGAATGTGTACCCAAAACTCGACTACCTCCAGCTGGAAGAACATCTTATCCAGCTGAAAGGCGACATTGAAGCCCTTTCTTTGGCTATACCGCGTATCCGCAGGGCAGCAGAAGAGGCAGGCGAGCGGACAAAGCAGCGCCTTGCAGAATTCAAAAATGAAGCGCACCGCGAAATCAACCAGCGGCGCGTTGAAATGCGCTCTCTTAAAGAGGCAATGGCAGCCGGAAACGACAGAGTAACTCGAACCGACCTGCGTGCACCTGTGCGGGGTACAGTTAAGCAAATTGCTGCAAATACACTTGGCGGTGTTATCAGACCCGGTGACACTATCCTTGAGATTGTACCATTGGATGATACATTGCTTATTGAAGCCCGTGTGCGCCCTGCCGATATTGCATTTCTCCACCCCGGACAAAAGGCAATGATCAAAATCACAGCGTATGACTTTTCCATTTACGGCGGGCTTGAAGGGGTAGTGGAACAAATCAGTGCGGATACTATTGAAGATAAACGCGGAGAGAGCTTTTATCTTGTAAAATTACGCACAAAAACCAATACTATTGTGTATCGGGGAGAAAACCTGCCGATTATCCCCGGCATGACAACTTCCGTAGATATCCTTACAGGCAAAAAATCTGTGCTGGACTATCTGCTGAAGCCAATTTTAAAGGCTAAACAAAACGCTCTGAGAGAACGGTAA
- the aroA gene encoding 3-phosphoshikimate 1-carboxyvinyltransferase, whose protein sequence is MIAITAPASKSVSHRMIIGAAMAAGESTVSGVLESEDLARTIGIFNDCGAKIYRKGAGEYTVSGCCGTPAGGMSEPVSCDVHESGTTCRLLTAVLAAGLGRFRIHGAPRMHERPIKELGDALQTLSVDVSYEGIEGCPPVVLDTDGLKGSEVSISLEESSQYLSGLLLAAPSTRGLTINLVGKKAVSWPYVGLTLDAMEQFGITFTVEMLEGSEWIKKDWRTFETAIPEKTRFIVKPGMYRHGSYTVEGDWSNASYFLAAGTLGTEPVHIANLRPNSLQGDKAMFTILQQMGATIELQDNGVTVHPSQLKGIDVDMGNCPDLVPTVAALAAYAEGETVIRNVAHLRIKECDRLAAPATELRKAGVDTEVTEDGIIIRPDRAAMTAPAGTIFNTYNDHRMAMSLSLLQFALGDIEFDNKACVAKSFPAFWEEWEKVSPCRR, encoded by the coding sequence ATGATCGCCATCACAGCCCCTGCTTCTAAATCAGTATCCCACCGTATGATTATCGGCGCCGCTATGGCAGCCGGAGAATCAACCGTGTCCGGTGTACTTGAAAGCGAAGATTTAGCCCGCACCATCGGCATTTTTAACGACTGCGGCGCAAAGATATATCGAAAGGGTGCAGGCGAATATACCGTCTCCGGCTGCTGTGGTACTCCAGCGGGCGGCATGAGCGAACCTGTTTCCTGCGATGTGCACGAATCCGGCACAACGTGCAGACTTCTGACAGCTGTGCTTGCAGCCGGACTGGGCAGATTCCGCATCCATGGCGCACCACGCATGCATGAACGACCAATTAAAGAGCTTGGTGATGCGCTGCAAACTCTTTCCGTGGACGTAAGTTACGAAGGTATCGAAGGCTGCCCCCCTGTTGTTTTAGATACAGACGGGCTTAAAGGGAGTGAGGTTTCTATCTCTCTGGAAGAATCAAGTCAGTACCTCTCTGGCTTACTGCTGGCTGCACCTTCTACACGCGGTCTCACCATTAATCTTGTTGGTAAAAAAGCAGTAAGCTGGCCATATGTAGGGCTTACTCTGGATGCCATGGAGCAGTTCGGCATTACCTTTACGGTAGAAATGCTGGAAGGCTCCGAATGGATCAAAAAAGACTGGCGAACCTTTGAAACCGCCATTCCTGAAAAGACCCGCTTCATCGTTAAACCGGGCATGTACCGCCACGGTTCCTACACGGTTGAAGGCGACTGGTCGAATGCTTCGTACTTTCTTGCAGCAGGAACCCTCGGCACAGAGCCAGTGCACATTGCCAATCTCCGCCCTAACTCTTTACAGGGTGACAAAGCAATGTTCACAATTCTGCAACAAATGGGTGCTACTATTGAACTGCAAGACAACGGCGTAACCGTGCATCCAAGTCAGCTTAAAGGAATTGATGTTGATATGGGCAATTGCCCCGACCTCGTTCCGACGGTTGCAGCACTTGCTGCATACGCAGAGGGCGAAACAGTTATACGCAACGTGGCACACTTACGCATCAAAGAATGTGACAGACTTGCTGCTCCTGCTACGGAATTACGCAAAGCCGGTGTCGATACCGAGGTAACCGAAGACGGAATTATCATTCGACCAGACAGAGCCGCCATGACTGCTCCTGCTGGAACAATCTTCAACACCTACAATGACCACCGTATGGCAATGAGCCTTTCCTTGCTTCAGTTTGCACTTGGTGACATTGAATTTGATAATAAGGCATGTGTTGCAAAGTCATTCCCTGCCTTCTGGGAAGAATGGGAGAAAGTATCACCATGCAGGAGATAG
- a CDS encoding nitroreductase family protein — protein MNVLEAIATRRSIRKYTAEPVSEEHINTMLKAAMAAPSAGNQQPWQFVVIDDKEQLEKASKLSPYVGMIAKAPLAIMVLGDPSVEKYPGNWMLDCSAAIQNILLAAHSEGLGAVWCGLWPEEDRVAAARDMVNAPEHTVPLAVIAVGHPDQKLGTQDRYDTSRVHTNSW, from the coding sequence ATGAACGTACTTGAAGCTATTGCAACCCGTCGCTCTATTCGCAAATACACCGCTGAACCTGTCAGCGAAGAACATATCAACACTATGCTCAAAGCAGCTATGGCAGCTCCGAGCGCAGGCAACCAGCAGCCGTGGCAGTTTGTTGTTATTGACGACAAAGAGCAGCTTGAAAAAGCATCCAAGCTCAGCCCATACGTTGGTATGATTGCCAAAGCTCCACTTGCAATCATGGTACTTGGTGACCCGAGTGTAGAAAAATACCCGGGTAACTGGATGCTTGATTGCTCCGCTGCCATACAAAATATTCTACTTGCCGCTCACAGCGAAGGTCTTGGTGCAGTGTGGTGCGGTCTGTGGCCAGAAGAAGATCGCGTAGCAGCAGCCCGCGACATGGTAAATGCTCCAGAACACACTGTTCCACTTGCAGTTATCGCTGTAGGACACCCAGACCAAAAGCTGGGCACACAGGATAGATACGATACATCCCGTGTTCACACAAATTCATGGTAA
- the pheA gene encoding prephenate dehydratase, whose product MADSKKVDASGADTDNCVDNLPRLKEVRSQIDATDLELLELLNRRASLSLEVGKLKRGKQDVVFKPFREKEVLDNLRSNNEGPIPIEHLRYIYREIFSSSRALQRPQKIAYLGPEGTFSYFAGVEFLGRSVDYIPQKDLTAVFRAVANKDCELGVIPLENSLHGSVGQSLDLFMEHDLYIEAELFCRISHSLLTREKLLADIHTVYSHPQPLGQCSHWLRATLPNARIIPTESTAAAARRVQNEKGAAAIGHGSLADLLKLNILAEHVEDMQDNWTRFVIIGSKPSDGEGQDKTSLLFTVPDKPGALASVLNIMAREGLNMKKLESRPMRGEKWRYVFFVDIESNISTEDYEQFLIELHAECQSLRILGSYPAGQYMDFTKGSDIATATNEQNK is encoded by the coding sequence ATGGCTGACTCAAAAAAAGTAGATGCAAGCGGTGCAGATACTGACAACTGCGTAGACAATCTGCCACGCCTGAAAGAGGTTCGTTCACAGATTGACGCAACAGATCTGGAGCTTCTTGAACTGCTCAACCGCCGTGCTTCCCTTTCTCTCGAAGTAGGCAAGCTTAAGCGCGGCAAGCAGGACGTAGTATTCAAGCCGTTCCGCGAAAAAGAGGTTCTCGACAATCTGCGTTCTAACAACGAAGGCCCTATTCCAATTGAGCACTTAAGGTATATTTACCGCGAAATATTCTCTTCCTCCCGTGCGTTGCAGCGCCCTCAAAAAATTGCATATCTGGGGCCGGAAGGAACATTTTCCTACTTTGCCGGAGTCGAATTTCTGGGTCGTTCTGTAGATTATATTCCGCAAAAAGACCTCACTGCCGTATTCCGTGCAGTCGCAAATAAGGATTGTGAACTGGGAGTTATTCCACTGGAAAACTCACTGCATGGCTCAGTCGGGCAAAGCCTTGATCTTTTTATGGAGCATGATCTCTATATTGAAGCTGAACTGTTTTGTCGCATAAGTCACAGCCTGCTGACACGCGAAAAGCTGCTTGCAGATATCCACACTGTGTACTCGCATCCGCAGCCTCTCGGACAATGTTCACACTGGTTACGGGCAACATTGCCAAACGCGCGCATTATTCCGACAGAAAGTACTGCCGCAGCTGCTCGTAGAGTGCAGAATGAAAAGGGAGCCGCTGCCATCGGGCACGGAAGCCTTGCAGACTTACTCAAGCTGAACATTCTGGCAGAACATGTTGAAGACATGCAGGATAACTGGACCCGCTTTGTCATTATCGGTTCCAAGCCAAGCGACGGGGAAGGACAGGATAAAACTTCATTGCTTTTCACAGTACCGGATAAGCCGGGTGCGCTTGCAAGTGTACTTAATATAATGGCGCGTGAAGGGCTAAATATGAAAAAGCTTGAATCACGCCCGATGCGCGGTGAAAAGTGGCGTTACGTCTTCTTTGTCGATATCGAAAGTAATATTTCTACAGAAGATTACGAACAATTTTTAATCGAACTGCATGCAGAATGTCAGTCACTGCGCATCCTCGGCAGCTACCCTGCCGGACAATACATGGACTTTACCAAAGGCAGTGACATTGCCACCGCTACAAATGAGCAGAACAAATAA
- a CDS encoding helix-turn-helix domain-containing protein gives MINWNGKEYRCPVEVGIDVISGKWKSLILWHLHHGEKRYKELERILHGVSQKMLTQQLKEMERDGLIIRTVYPEVPPRVEYALTELGHSAFPILKMVYDWALNELGCEYTPNEEQQKSA, from the coding sequence ATGATTAATTGGAACGGTAAAGAGTATCGTTGCCCTGTTGAAGTCGGCATCGATGTTATTAGTGGAAAATGGAAAAGTCTTATTCTCTGGCATCTGCATCATGGAGAAAAACGCTATAAAGAGCTTGAAAGAATTCTTCATGGTGTGAGTCAAAAAATGCTGACGCAGCAGTTGAAAGAAATGGAGCGCGACGGGTTGATTATCCGTACTGTGTATCCAGAGGTTCCGCCGCGTGTGGAGTATGCTTTAACCGAGCTTGGGCATAGTGCATTTCCCATTTTAAAAATGGTGTATGACTGGGCACTTAATGAGCTTGGGTGTGAGTATACACCTAATGAAGAACAGCAGAAAAGCGCCTAG